From the genome of Halorussus caseinilyticus, one region includes:
- a CDS encoding VOC family protein → MSAITFFATTDLERIVGFYAETVGADVWLEQTDCTILKYDNQLLGFCERETADTEGIVTFVYPDREGVDAMYETVADHARDEPHENETYDIYQFFAEDPDGRTVEFQTFLHPTDEV, encoded by the coding sequence GTGAGCGCAATCACCTTCTTCGCCACGACCGACTTGGAGCGAATCGTCGGCTTCTACGCCGAAACCGTCGGTGCGGACGTGTGGCTCGAACAAACCGACTGCACGATTCTGAAGTACGACAACCAACTGCTCGGGTTCTGCGAGCGCGAGACGGCCGACACCGAGGGCATCGTCACGTTCGTCTACCCCGACCGCGAGGGCGTGGACGCGATGTACGAGACGGTGGCCGACCACGCCCGCGACGAACCCCACGAGAACGAGACCTACGACATCTACCAGTTCTTCGCCGAGGACCCCGACGGCCGAACGGTAGAGTTCCAGACGTTCCTCCATCCGACGGACGAAGTATAG
- a CDS encoding methyl-accepting chemotaxis protein gives MEPTDDDAARLGSDTSTEDAVDVETEVLLQNILDGLEAATLVVDADGDVTHLNRQALALFDTTQEDAVGRTPDELRGDGGQSPRLVEEALETGEEIQQRQETLEVGGETIVISRSIVPFVTDEGEVTGGLEIDRDVTARIEEERRKEKLNDYQQRVLTDLQTKLDALADGDLTIDPSVPEPDADFAEMQETHAEFTAMNRSLERAVENIQTVVEDLTALADELAASSEQLSGSSEEVTSSIEQIEASGQEITRGVEDLANKTERAESNVTDLSASIEEVTSAAQQIDAQSDRTAELASEGNRSVSQAVEKIRDATASADQIETDIEALQESMEDVSRITEVIADIADQTNLLALNANIEAARADEDGDGFAVVASEIKNLAEESQESTDEITAIIETARSQTETVVTSIEEMNANVADGANAVEDVVTTLGDIEATAEQTSEGVAEVSDAVEDQAQNAEEVSVVVEDTAELSQRITASIQEVSAGVQQQATAMDQVADSAEALSAMADDLYESIDRFKTSSDETADIKDTVN, from the coding sequence ATGGAACCGACGGACGACGACGCGGCCCGACTCGGCTCGGATACTTCGACCGAGGACGCCGTAGATGTCGAGACCGAGGTGTTACTTCAGAACATCTTGGATGGTCTCGAAGCCGCGACTCTCGTCGTAGACGCTGACGGCGACGTTACTCATCTCAATCGACAGGCACTCGCTCTCTTCGACACGACGCAAGAGGACGCAGTTGGCCGGACGCCGGACGAGTTACGAGGCGACGGTGGGCAAAGCCCCCGACTGGTGGAGGAGGCTCTAGAGACCGGAGAGGAAATCCAACAACGACAGGAGACTCTCGAAGTCGGTGGGGAGACTATCGTCATCAGCCGAAGCATCGTCCCGTTCGTAACCGACGAGGGAGAGGTTACGGGCGGTCTCGAAATCGACCGCGACGTGACGGCACGAATCGAGGAAGAGCGGCGAAAAGAAAAGCTAAACGACTACCAGCAACGCGTTCTCACGGACCTCCAGACGAAGTTGGACGCGCTCGCGGACGGCGACTTGACTATCGACCCGTCGGTTCCGGAACCCGACGCCGACTTCGCCGAGATGCAGGAGACCCACGCGGAGTTCACTGCGATGAATCGGTCGCTCGAACGGGCGGTCGAGAACATCCAGACGGTAGTCGAGGATTTGACGGCGCTAGCGGACGAACTCGCGGCGTCGAGCGAGCAACTCAGCGGGTCGAGCGAAGAGGTGACGAGTTCCATCGAGCAAATCGAAGCCTCCGGTCAAGAGATTACCCGCGGCGTCGAGGACCTCGCCAACAAAACCGAGCGCGCGGAGTCGAACGTCACCGACCTGAGTGCGTCGATAGAGGAAGTCACGAGCGCGGCCCAACAGATAGACGCCCAGTCCGACCGGACAGCAGAACTGGCGTCGGAAGGCAACCGGAGCGTCTCACAGGCAGTCGAGAAAATCAGAGACGCAACCGCGTCTGCCGACCAAATCGAGACCGACATCGAAGCCCTCCAAGAGAGCATGGAGGACGTGAGTCGGATTACGGAGGTAATCGCGGACATCGCGGACCAGACGAATCTGTTAGCACTGAACGCCAACATCGAAGCGGCACGGGCCGACGAAGACGGCGACGGATTCGCCGTCGTAGCGAGCGAAATCAAGAACCTCGCCGAGGAGTCCCAAGAATCGACCGACGAAATCACTGCGATAATCGAGACGGCCCGCTCGCAGACCGAGACCGTCGTCACGAGTATCGAGGAAATGAACGCGAACGTGGCGGACGGAGCCAACGCGGTCGAAGATGTCGTGACCACGCTCGGCGACATCGAGGCAACCGCCGAACAGACCAGCGAAGGGGTGGCGGAAGTCAGCGATGCCGTCGAAGACCAAGCCCAGAACGCCGAGGAGGTCAGCGTCGTAGTCGAGGACACCGCAGAGTTGAGCCAACGAATCACGGCCTCGATTCAGGAAGTCTCCGCCGGAGTCCAGCAACAGGCCACGGCGATGGACCAAGTTGCGGACTCCGCAGAGGCCCTGAGCGCAATGGCCGACGACCTCTACGAGAGCATCGACCGATTCAAAACGAGTTCGGACGAAACTGCCGACATCAAGGATACAGTGAATTGA
- a CDS encoding HAD-IIA family hydrolase, producing MTVRSVVLDVDGTLVRGDETIPGAVAAVDRLRERGLDVLMLSNNPTRTPADYADWLADLGFAVGPDEVLTSGALTADYVAAEYPDSATYLLGEAGLRAMLADRGVPLVADPDAAEVVVASIDREFTYDRLREALWALEGAAFVATDPDRTIPAADRPVPGSGAIVAAVAEAADRDPDAMLGKPATTAAEAVESRVTGTGAEILVVGDRLDTDVLMGERAGMTTALALSGVTTRGDAEVSEVVPDYVVDSVADVESLL from the coding sequence ATGACGGTCCGGAGCGTCGTCCTCGACGTGGACGGCACCCTCGTCCGCGGCGACGAGACCATCCCCGGCGCGGTCGCGGCGGTGGACCGCCTCCGCGAGCGCGGACTCGACGTGCTGATGCTCTCGAACAACCCGACGCGGACTCCGGCCGACTACGCCGATTGGCTCGCGGACCTCGGGTTCGCGGTCGGTCCCGACGAGGTGCTGACCTCGGGGGCGCTCACGGCCGACTACGTGGCCGCGGAGTACCCCGACAGCGCGACGTACCTGCTCGGCGAGGCGGGCCTGCGCGCGATGCTTGCCGACCGCGGGGTTCCGCTGGTCGCCGACCCCGACGCCGCCGAGGTGGTCGTCGCCTCCATCGACCGGGAGTTCACCTACGACCGACTCCGCGAGGCGCTCTGGGCGCTGGAGGGCGCGGCGTTCGTCGCCACCGACCCGGACCGGACGATTCCCGCGGCCGACCGCCCGGTTCCGGGGTCGGGTGCCATCGTCGCCGCCGTCGCCGAGGCCGCGGACCGCGACCCCGACGCGATGCTCGGCAAACCCGCCACGACCGCCGCCGAAGCCGTCGAATCACGCGTGACGGGAACCGGCGCGGAGATTCTGGTCGTCGGCGACAGACTCGACACCGACGTTCTCATGGGCGAGCGCGCGGGCATGACGACCGCGCTCGCGCTCTCGGGCGTGACCACGCGCGGGGACGCGGAGGTTTCGGAGGTGGTTCCGGACTACGTGGTAGACTCGGTGGCCGACGTGGAGTCGCTGTTATAG
- a CDS encoding NADP-dependent malic enzyme, with product MGLDEDSLDYHREEPPGKIEISTTKPTNTQRDLSLAYSPGVAAPCRAIDANPDDAYKYTAKGNLVGVVSNGSAVLGLGDIGAQASKPVMEGKGVLFKRFADIDVFDIELDQESAEDLIRTTKAMEPTFGGINLEDIKAPECFEIEETLREEMDIPVFHDDQHGTAIISGAALLNATELNGKDLEDLEIVFSGAGASAIATARFYVSLGARRENITMCDSSGIITQNRADHGDVNEYKAEFARDVPEGELADAMEGADVFVGLSVAGIVSQEMVRSMADDPIIFAMANPDPEIGYEEAKDARDDTVIMATGRSDYPNMVNNVLGFPFIFRGALDVRATEINEEMKIAAAQALADLAKQDVPDAVVKAYGDQPLQFGPEYIIPKPLDPRVLFQVAPAVADAAMESGVARSELDTESYVETLEARLGKSREMMRVVLNKAKSDPKRVALAEGDDEKMIRAAYQMQEEGIANPVLIGDGEAIEATAADLGLDFDPDIADPANGDYDEYGRRLYQLRRRKGITESEAEDLVRKDSNYFGSVMVEQGDADAMLTGLTHHYPSALRPPLQVIGTDEDADYAAGVYMLTFKNRVVFCADATVNQDPDEDVLAEITRHTAELARRFNVEPRAAMLSYSNFGSVDNEGTRKPRNAAEQLRADPDVDFPVDGEMQADTAVVEDILNGTYEFSELDDPANLLVFPNLEAGNIGYKLLQRLGGADAIGPMLVGMDKPVHVIQRGDEVKDIVNLAGVAVVDAQKNE from the coding sequence ATGGGATTAGACGAGGACTCCCTCGATTATCATCGGGAAGAGCCGCCGGGGAAAATCGAGATTTCGACGACCAAGCCGACGAACACCCAACGCGACCTGAGTCTGGCGTACTCGCCGGGCGTGGCCGCGCCGTGTCGCGCAATCGACGCGAACCCCGACGACGCCTACAAGTACACCGCGAAGGGGAACCTCGTGGGCGTCGTCTCGAACGGGAGCGCAGTGCTGGGACTGGGCGACATCGGCGCGCAGGCGTCCAAGCCCGTCATGGAGGGCAAGGGCGTCCTCTTCAAGCGGTTCGCCGACATCGACGTGTTCGACATCGAGTTGGACCAAGAGAGCGCCGAGGACCTGATTCGGACGACGAAGGCGATGGAACCCACGTTCGGCGGCATCAACCTCGAAGACATCAAAGCGCCGGAATGCTTCGAAATCGAGGAGACCCTGCGCGAGGAGATGGACATCCCCGTGTTCCACGACGACCAGCACGGCACTGCCATCATCTCCGGGGCGGCCCTGCTCAACGCCACCGAACTCAACGGAAAAGACCTCGAAGACCTCGAAATCGTCTTCTCGGGGGCGGGTGCCTCGGCCATCGCCACCGCGCGGTTCTACGTCTCGCTGGGCGCGCGCAGGGAGAACATCACGATGTGTGACTCCTCGGGCATCATCACCCAGAACCGGGCCGACCACGGTGACGTGAACGAGTACAAAGCCGAGTTCGCCCGCGACGTTCCCGAGGGCGAACTCGCCGACGCGATGGAGGGCGCGGACGTGTTCGTCGGTCTCTCGGTCGCTGGCATCGTCTCCCAAGAGATGGTCCGGTCGATGGCCGACGACCCAATCATCTTCGCCATGGCGAACCCCGACCCCGAAATCGGCTACGAGGAGGCCAAGGACGCCCGCGACGACACGGTTATCATGGCGACGGGGCGGTCGGACTACCCCAACATGGTCAACAACGTCCTCGGGTTCCCGTTCATCTTCCGGGGTGCCCTCGACGTACGCGCGACCGAAATCAACGAGGAGATGAAGATTGCCGCCGCCCAAGCCCTCGCAGACCTCGCAAAGCAGGACGTGCCCGACGCCGTGGTGAAAGCCTACGGCGACCAACCGCTCCAGTTCGGCCCGGAGTACATCATCCCTAAGCCACTCGACCCGCGGGTCCTCTTCCAAGTCGCGCCCGCCGTCGCCGACGCCGCGATGGAGTCGGGCGTCGCCCGGAGCGAGTTGGACACCGAGTCGTACGTCGAGACGCTCGAAGCGCGCCTCGGCAAGTCCCGCGAGATGATGCGCGTGGTCCTCAACAAGGCCAAGTCCGACCCCAAGCGGGTGGCGCTGGCGGAAGGCGACGACGAGAAGATGATTCGCGCCGCGTACCAGATGCAGGAGGAGGGAATCGCCAACCCCGTCCTCATCGGCGACGGCGAGGCTATCGAGGCCACCGCCGCGGACCTCGGACTCGACTTCGACCCGGACATCGCCGACCCAGCGAACGGCGACTACGACGAGTACGGTCGCCGCCTCTACCAACTCCGGCGGCGCAAGGGCATCACCGAGAGCGAGGCCGAGGACCTCGTTCGCAAGGACAGCAACTACTTCGGGAGCGTGATGGTCGAACAGGGCGACGCCGACGCGATGCTCACGGGCCTGACCCACCACTACCCGTCGGCGCTCCGTCCGCCGCTACAGGTCATCGGCACCGACGAGGACGCCGACTACGCCGCCGGGGTGTACATGCTGACGTTCAAGAACCGAGTCGTCTTCTGCGCCGACGCCACCGTCAATCAGGACCCCGACGAGGACGTGCTGGCCGAAATCACCCGCCACACTGCGGAACTCGCCCGCCGGTTCAACGTCGAACCGCGAGCGGCGATGCTGTCGTACTCGAACTTCGGGAGCGTGGACAACGAGGGGACTCGAAAGCCCCGGAACGCGGCCGAGCAACTCCGCGCGGACCCCGACGTGGACTTCCCGGTGGACGGCGAGATGCAGGCCGACACCGCCGTCGTGGAGGACATCCTCAACGGTACCTACGAGTTCTCGGAACTCGACGACCCCGCGAACCTGCTGGTGTTCCCGAACCTCGAAGCGGGCAACATCGGCTACAAACTCCTCCAGCGACTCGGCGGCGCGGACGCCATCGGCCCGATGCTGGTCGGCATGGACAAGCCAGTCCACGTCATCCAGCGCGGCGACGAGGTGAAAGACATCGTAAACCTCGCGGGCGTCGCTGTAGTTGACGCACAGAAGAACGAGTAG
- a CDS encoding succinylglutamate desuccinylase/aspartoacylase family protein, translating into MEHRSERVTLARLPSGVEIETTVHTYDGRADGPTVYVQAAQHGREINGTETLRRVHDRLAGDDPDLAGRVVVVPVADPLTFDRVSYTTPEQLDSVNPNMNRVWPGDSDGTLHERMAATLWEYVEDADAVIDLHTGSADMLPHVVFMEGHDESRALAEAFGTGLLLSEEAGEDADAEWDARDFGGKLRVAATRKGIPTITPELAHNKRLAEDAIETGVEGTLDALRHLGLLAGDPSDRDPTLARNHLGRVTADESGLFRADPDREVGQRVEPGERVGTLYDPTTYETLQEVETDRGGVLYSLTREATVTGGEKLLSVALVRES; encoded by the coding sequence ATGGAACATCGTTCGGAGCGCGTCACGCTCGCGCGCCTCCCCTCGGGCGTCGAAATCGAGACGACCGTTCACACCTACGACGGTCGGGCCGACGGCCCGACCGTCTACGTACAGGCCGCTCAACACGGCCGCGAGATAAACGGGACCGAGACCCTGCGGCGGGTCCACGACCGACTCGCGGGCGACGACCCGGACCTCGCGGGCCGGGTCGTCGTCGTGCCGGTTGCCGACCCGCTCACGTTCGACCGTGTGTCGTACACGACGCCCGAGCAGTTAGACAGCGTGAACCCCAACATGAACCGGGTGTGGCCCGGCGACTCCGACGGCACCCTCCACGAACGGATGGCCGCCACGCTCTGGGAGTACGTCGAGGACGCCGACGCGGTTATCGACCTCCACACCGGGAGCGCCGACATGCTCCCGCACGTCGTCTTCATGGAGGGCCACGACGAGTCGCGCGCCCTCGCCGAAGCGTTCGGCACGGGTCTCCTGCTCTCGGAGGAGGCGGGCGAGGACGCCGACGCCGAGTGGGACGCGCGGGACTTCGGCGGGAAGTTGCGGGTCGCGGCCACGCGGAAGGGCATCCCGACAATCACGCCCGAACTCGCGCACAACAAGCGACTCGCCGAGGACGCCATCGAGACCGGCGTCGAAGGGACTCTCGACGCCCTCCGGCATCTCGGACTGCTCGCGGGCGACCCGAGCGACCGCGACCCGACGCTGGCGCGCAACCACCTCGGTCGGGTCACGGCCGACGAGTCCGGACTATTCCGCGCGGACCCCGACCGGGAAGTGGGTCAGCGCGTCGAACCCGGCGAGCGAGTCGGCACGCTCTACGACCCGACGACCTACGAGACGCTACAGGAGGTCGAGACCGACCGCGGCGGAGTCCTCTACTCGCTGACGCGGGAAGCGACCGTAACTGGCGGCGAAAAACTGCTGAGTGTCGCGCTCGTGCGTGAGTCGTAA
- a CDS encoding DUF7521 family protein produces MTALQLAPADIPNWVRILSQILSIATALVGLLIAYQAYRGYRRNDSRPMLFIAIGFTLTVGLPFVMVIPALVLSQSAFAATAIALLSDLSTLVGLGCILYALRMPG; encoded by the coding sequence ATGACGGCGTTACAACTCGCGCCAGCGGACATCCCCAACTGGGTGCGGATACTGTCGCAAATCCTAAGCATCGCCACGGCGCTGGTGGGTCTCCTCATCGCGTATCAGGCCTACCGGGGCTATCGTCGGAACGACAGCAGACCGATGCTGTTCATCGCAATCGGGTTCACGCTCACCGTCGGACTCCCGTTCGTGATGGTGATTCCGGCGCTCGTTCTCTCCCAGAGTGCGTTCGCGGCGACGGCCATCGCCCTCCTCTCGGACCTGAGTACGCTGGTGGGACTCGGGTGCATCCTCTACGCGCTCCGGATGCCCGGCTAA
- a CDS encoding winged helix-turn-helix domain-containing protein — protein MSEDCDVEDIAALLEDETVRTILTETSIEPMSANALSERCGASEPTIYRRLKDLRAYDLIEEQTRPDPTGGHHYKVYSPRLRRVTVELEDGSLTVELKREEDIADRFTDLVEGM, from the coding sequence GTGAGTGAGGACTGTGATGTCGAGGATATTGCGGCGCTCCTCGAGGACGAGACTGTCCGGACCATCCTCACCGAAACGAGTATCGAACCCATGTCAGCGAACGCACTGAGCGAGCGATGCGGGGCATCGGAACCGACAATTTACCGTCGGTTGAAGGACCTGCGCGCGTACGACCTCATCGAAGAACAGACCCGACCGGACCCGACCGGGGGCCACCACTACAAGGTGTACTCGCCGCGACTCCGGCGCGTAACCGTCGAACTGGAGGACGGGTCACTCACAGTCGAACTGAAACGCGAGGAGGACATCGCCGACAGATTCACCGACCTCGTCGAGGGGATGTGA
- a CDS encoding transcriptional regulator — translation MPKLKITVGERDRLRDRTRRRIEAAEEDVSLDDVQPVLNFESYADLSRLLSQKNLELLEAIAEHEPDSIREAAKIVSRDYKQVHRNLSELEDIGVLEFEGGGRGRPKKPMLAYDGLEIDLPFTDSGGDTDVATP, via the coding sequence ATGCCCAAACTCAAAATCACCGTCGGCGAACGTGACCGATTGCGAGACCGAACGCGCCGACGTATCGAGGCGGCCGAAGAAGACGTTTCTCTCGATGACGTTCAGCCAGTGCTGAACTTCGAGTCGTACGCCGACCTGAGCAGACTTCTCAGCCAAAAAAATCTGGAGTTGCTCGAAGCTATCGCCGAACACGAACCGGACAGTATCCGTGAGGCGGCGAAGATAGTTAGTAGAGACTACAAGCAGGTTCACCGAAATCTCTCCGAACTCGAAGACATCGGGGTTCTCGAATTCGAGGGAGGAGGCCGCGGGCGTCCGAAAAAGCCAATGCTGGCCTACGACGGGTTAGAAATAGACTTGCCGTTTACCGACTCGGGTGGCGACACCGATGTCGCTACGCCGTAG
- a CDS encoding 2Fe-2S iron-sulfur cluster-binding protein → MPTIHFRGNEIECEDGEVLRDALLDADLSPHNGASEYLNCRGHATCGTCAVEVRGGVSGMADDERRRLSLPPHDEDSGLRLACQTRVRGDVEVVKHPGFWGQKVERGERDERMESVAPDE, encoded by the coding sequence ATGCCGACGATTCACTTCCGGGGGAACGAAATCGAGTGCGAGGACGGCGAGGTGCTTCGGGACGCACTGCTCGACGCGGACCTGTCGCCGCACAACGGCGCGTCGGAGTACCTCAACTGCCGGGGTCACGCGACCTGTGGCACCTGTGCGGTCGAGGTCCGCGGCGGCGTGAGCGGGATGGCCGACGACGAGCGCAGGCGCCTCTCGCTTCCGCCCCACGACGAGGACTCGGGCCTCCGACTCGCGTGCCAGACCCGCGTGCGGGGCGACGTAGAGGTAGTGAAACACCCCGGCTTTTGGGGCCAGAAGGTCGAACGCGGCGAACGAGACGAGCGCATGGAGTCGGTCGCGCCGGACGAGTGA
- a CDS encoding DUF4350 domain-containing protein, translating into MRRRTFLSALATAAGSSAAGIELTGRVRAATGQIPELETYSTSSLVNYNYGPLTNDSYVAVWAEDTATNGDADSSADAVTYGENTPIPVVATDWNVVGFGSMLVTDSDTNWQKGNEEFVLNVWDDALGGSGTVLWDEGHGQYYTRSKFSKFASYAENNGYTVNATTSLTSDLSGADAAVITSPSTAFTQSELNALGDFVSNGGWLFLHDQSDYGNYDQTANLNDIAGYLELAFRFNDDQVTDDFRNAGEPYQPVTTQFNTAFDYFGDRDGLGLDPNKTYTVPVKEVIDGDTVKVTFDDGTTENIRILGTDTPEKEVNDQYERIQEWEGIESNTYLESKAADATDFGKSELGGKTVDLVFDDNEPVRDAFGRVLGYLYYDKSGDGTRNANYNHQLVKQGHARVYDSSFSKHSAFIDSEETARANGTQVWAESDPANSSEIRDNPVDDLFFPKTASVRTATGGVSDSRVPVYAETTATQNLDGGYSYGGDIPLVAVDESANVAVVGGPFIDEGYEKNEGYSTDTSSYGNYPFLTNLVDYLADTSGDVLIDGGHGQFGADYGLSAEDAAYYMRYLEGQDIAFEGINDFTSANLDGARAVVVTTPPESFTQTEIDNLNTFVSNGGAVVLMGSGKTTPEARGNINSLASGLGTDLRVNADQVTDDTNSVATSSEVPETTAFDSSFPLFDAYTPGTSSGYSVSIPTISEDGSTLNDEYVDVKNGGSSSLDLTGWTLEDEAGNSYQFPDGFSLAAGDTVRVHTGSGTDSSTDLYWGRGSAVWNNSGDTAYVYDDANNLATEQTYPTNDSDSKIAVKTVNEDGSTLNDEYVDFENTGSSGEDLTGWTVEDEAGNSYQFPDGFSLGAADVVRLHSGDGTDSATDLYWGGSYIWNNGGDTVYLYDDTGSLHTDYSY; encoded by the coding sequence ATGCGTAGACGTACCTTCCTGTCAGCACTCGCAACCGCGGCGGGCAGTTCGGCCGCAGGCATCGAACTCACCGGTCGCGTCCGCGCGGCGACCGGCCAGATACCCGAACTGGAAACGTACTCCACGTCGAGTCTGGTGAACTACAACTACGGACCGCTCACGAACGACTCCTACGTCGCGGTGTGGGCAGAGGACACCGCCACGAACGGTGACGCCGACAGTAGCGCCGACGCCGTGACCTACGGCGAGAACACCCCGATTCCGGTCGTCGCCACCGACTGGAACGTCGTCGGGTTCGGGTCGATGCTCGTCACGGACTCGGACACCAACTGGCAGAAGGGCAACGAGGAGTTCGTCCTCAACGTCTGGGACGACGCCCTCGGCGGGTCGGGGACCGTCCTCTGGGACGAAGGTCACGGCCAGTACTACACCCGCTCGAAGTTCTCGAAGTTCGCGTCCTACGCCGAGAACAACGGCTACACCGTGAACGCGACCACTTCGCTCACCTCGGACCTCTCGGGGGCCGACGCCGCGGTCATCACCTCGCCGAGTACGGCGTTCACTCAGTCGGAGCTGAACGCCCTCGGCGACTTCGTGTCCAACGGCGGTTGGTTGTTCCTCCACGACCAGTCGGACTACGGCAACTACGACCAGACGGCCAACCTCAACGACATCGCAGGCTACCTCGAACTCGCGTTCCGGTTCAACGACGACCAAGTGACCGACGACTTCCGGAACGCGGGCGAACCCTACCAACCGGTTACGACCCAATTCAACACCGCGTTCGACTACTTCGGCGACCGGGACGGACTCGGACTCGACCCGAACAAGACCTACACCGTGCCGGTCAAAGAGGTCATCGACGGCGACACGGTGAAAGTGACGTTCGACGACGGTACCACCGAGAACATCCGCATCCTCGGCACCGACACGCCCGAGAAGGAGGTCAACGACCAGTACGAGCGCATCCAAGAGTGGGAGGGCATCGAGTCCAACACCTACCTCGAAAGCAAGGCCGCCGACGCCACCGACTTCGGCAAGAGCGAACTCGGCGGCAAGACGGTGGACCTCGTGTTCGACGACAACGAACCCGTCCGGGACGCCTTCGGCCGGGTGCTTGGCTACCTCTACTACGACAAGTCCGGCGACGGCACGCGGAACGCCAACTACAACCACCAACTCGTCAAGCAGGGCCACGCACGCGTCTACGACTCGTCGTTCTCGAAGCACTCGGCGTTCATCGACTCCGAGGAGACCGCGAGGGCGAACGGGACGCAGGTGTGGGCTGAGAGCGACCCCGCAAACTCCAGCGAGATTCGGGACAATCCCGTGGACGACCTCTTCTTCCCGAAGACCGCGAGCGTCCGGACCGCGACCGGCGGGGTGTCGGACTCGCGGGTCCCGGTGTACGCCGAGACGACCGCGACCCAGAACTTGGACGGCGGTTACAGTTACGGCGGCGACATCCCGCTGGTGGCCGTGGACGAGAGCGCCAACGTCGCAGTCGTCGGCGGTCCCTTCATCGACGAGGGCTACGAGAAGAACGAGGGCTACAGCACCGACACGTCGAGTTACGGCAACTACCCGTTCCTGACGAACCTCGTGGACTACCTCGCCGACACCTCGGGCGACGTTCTCATCGACGGCGGTCACGGGCAGTTCGGCGCGGACTACGGTCTCTCGGCCGAGGACGCGGCCTACTACATGCGTTACCTCGAAGGACAGGACATCGCGTTCGAGGGCATCAACGACTTCACCAGCGCGAACCTCGACGGCGCGCGCGCAGTCGTCGTCACGACGCCGCCCGAGTCGTTCACCCAGACCGAAATCGACAACCTGAACACCTTCGTCTCGAACGGCGGCGCTGTCGTCCTGATGGGAAGCGGCAAGACTACCCCCGAGGCGCGCGGAAACATCAACTCCCTCGCCAGCGGACTCGGCACCGACCTCCGGGTCAACGCCGACCAAGTGACCGACGACACCAACAGCGTGGCTACCAGTTCGGAGGTGCCCGAGACGACGGCCTTCGACTCGTCGTTCCCGCTGTTCGACGCCTACACGCCCGGAACGTCGTCCGGATACTCGGTCTCCATCCCGACCATCAGCGAGGACGGCTCGACGCTCAACGACGAGTACGTGGACGTGAAAAACGGTGGGTCGAGTAGCCTCGACCTGACCGGATGGACGCTCGAAGACGAGGCCGGAAACAGCTACCAGTTCCCCGACGGCTTCTCGCTGGCGGCGGGCGACACTGTGCGCGTCCACACCGGAAGCGGCACCGACTCCTCGACGGACCTCTACTGGGGCCGTGGCTCGGCGGTGTGGAACAACAGCGGCGACACGGCGTACGTCTACGACGACGCCAACAACCTCGCCACGGAGCAGACGTACCCGACCAACGACTCCGACAGCAAAATCGCCGTCAAGACAGTCAACGAGGACGGTTCGACGCTCAACGACGAGTACGTGGACTTCGAGAACACCGGGTCCAGCGGCGAGGACCTGACCGGGTGGACCGTCGAGGACGAGGCCGGAAACAGCTACCAGTTCCCCGACGGCTTCTCGCTCGGCGCGGCGGACGTGGTGCGGCTCCACTCGGGCGACGGCACCGACTCGGCCACCGACCTCTACTGGGGCGGGTCGTACATCTGGAACAACGGCGGCGACACGGTGTACCTCTACGACGACACCGGAAGCCTGCACACGGATTACAGCTACTGA